A stretch of the Lepus europaeus isolate LE1 unplaced genomic scaffold, mLepTim1.pri SCAFFOLD_3_1, whole genome shotgun sequence genome encodes the following:
- the LOC133755116 gene encoding LOW QUALITY PROTEIN: zinc finger protein 271-like (The sequence of the model RefSeq protein was modified relative to this genomic sequence to represent the inferred CDS: inserted 1 base in 1 codon; deleted 1 base in 1 codon): MIAFEDLAVYFTWEEWQNMNNAQKILYRDVMLETYSSLFSLGHCITKPDLIFKLEQGEEPWMVDKCLHQSLSVVMKMDDLIKINLESQDKNLNQDFMKNNKTSAHKRVELRKTLSLNSSHIPTMIIKKGIYSGLNPEECNKCHTVYPHSGPDQLQAGEKFDNTKIPGKSLHFCEPLSQYDNIHIMKQPFGPTGQAKVFTRKMFCKSERVHMAENCNKSTVTFGKTTQIEKAIHENSSLNMHQQTHTRKKFYKYIKYVEPVIHQSHLTINHRLNTREKLYTCNPCGKSLSINSPYECNDSGKDFGQKSVLRKCQQIHTGEKSHECSDCGKAFTQKSYLINHQRIHTXEKLYKCLHCGRGFLWMSALIIHQRIHTGEKPHECNDCGKAFGRKSDLIIHQRIHTGEKPHECNDCGKAFGCKSHLIRHQQIHTGEKPHECNDCGKALGCKSNLMKHQRIHTGEKPHKCNDCGKAFGQKSRLIIHQRIHTGEKPHECNDCGKAFGQKSHLIYHQQIHTGEKPHKCNDCGKAFGQKSHLIIHQRIHTGQKPHECNDCGKAFGQKSHLIYHQQIHTGEKPHKCNDCGKAFGQKSRLIIHQRIHTGEKPHECNDCGKAFGCKSHLIIHQQIHTGEKPHECNDCGKAFGCKSYLMKHQRIHTGEKPHKCNDCGKTFGQKSDLIIHQRIHTGEKPHECNDCGKAFGRKSDLIIHQRIHTGEKPYECNDCGKAFGQKSGLIIHQRIHTGEKPHECNDCGKAFGQKSDLIRHQQIHTGQKPHKCNDCGKAFGQKSGLIIHQRIHTGEKPHECNDCGKAFGQKSHLIYHQQIHTGEKPHKCNDCGKAFGQKSHLIVHQRIHMGQKSHECNNGKAFGHKSHLIIHQRIHTGQKPHK, encoded by the exons atgatagcatttgaagacctggctgtgtactttacctgggaggaatggcagaacatgaacaatgctcagaaaatcctgtacagagatgtgatgctggagacctacagcagcctcttctccttgg ggcaCTGCATTACAAAACCTGACTtaatcttcaagttggagcaaggagaagAGCCATGGATGGTGGACAAATGCTTGCATCAGAGCCTTtcag tggtcATGAAAATGGATGACCTGATTAAGATcaacctggaaagtcaggacaaaaatctgaatcaggattttatgaaaaataacaagacatcagctcacaagagagttgaattaagaaaaacccTTAGTTTAAATTCAAGCCATATTCCAACAATGATTATTAAAAAGGGAATCTATTCAGGATTGAATCCTGAGGAATGCAATAAATGTCACACTGTGTATCCCCACAGTGGGCCTGATCAACTACaggctggagagaaatttgataaCACTAAGATACCTGGAAAATCTCTTCACTTCTGTGAGCCTCTTAGTCAGTATGACAATATTCACAtcatgaagcagccatttggacccactggacaagcaaaagtcttcacaagaaagatgttctgtaaatctgagagggttcatatggcagaaaactgtaataaatcaactgtcacttttggaaaaacaactcaaatagaaaaagctatccatgaaaattctagcctcaatatgcatcaacaaactcacacaagaaagaaattttataagtacattaaGTATGTTGAACCTGTCATTCACCAGTCACATCTTACAATAAATCACAGACTAAATACAAGGGAAAAACTTTACACATGTAACCCTTGTGGAAAATCACTCAGTATTAattcaccttatgaatgtaatgactctGGAAAAgactttggacaaaagtcagtcctcaggaaatgtcaacaaattcacacaggagagaaatcaCATGAATGTAgtgattgtggaaaagcctttacacaaaagtcatacctcataaaccatcagcgaattcaca gggagaAACTTTATAAATGCCTTCATTGTGGAAGAGGCTTTCTGTGGATGTCAgccctcatcatacaccagagaattcacacaggggagaaacctcatgaatgtaatgactgtggaaaagcctttggacgaaagtcagacctcatcatacaccagcgaattcacacaggggagaaacctcatgaatgtaatgactgtggaaaagcctttggatgcaagtcacacctcatcagacaccagcaaattcacacaggggagaaacctcatgaatgtaatgactgtggaaaagccttggGATGCAAGTcaaacctcatgaaacatcagcgaattcacacaggggagaaacctcataaatgtaatgactgtggaaaagcctttggacaaaagtcacgcctcatcatacaccagagaattcacacaggggagaaacctcatgaatgtaatgactgtggaaaagcctttggacaaaagtcacacctcatataccatcagcaaattcacacaggggagaaacctcataaatgtaatgactgtggaaaagcctttggacaaaagtcacacctcatcatacaccagagaattcacacagggcagaaacctcatgaatgtaatgactgtggaaaagcctttggacaaaagtcacacctcatataccatcagcaaattcacacaggggagaaacctcataaatgtaatgactgtggaaaagcctttggacaaaagtcacgcctcatcatacaccagagaattcacacaggggagaaacctcatgaatgtaatgactgtggaaaagcctttggatgcaagtcacacctcatcatacaccagcaaattcacacaggggagaaacctcatgaatgtaatgactgtggaaaagcctttggatgcaagtcatacctcatgaaacatcagcgaattcacacaggggagaaacctcataaatgtaatgactgtggaaaaacatttggacaaaagtcagacctcatcatacaccaacgaattcacacaggggagaaacctcatgaatgtaatgactgtggaaaagcctttggacgaaagtcagacctcatcatacaccagcgaattcacacaggggagaaaccttatgaatgtaatgactgtggaaaagcctttggacaaaagtcaggcctcatcatacaccagcgaattcacacaggggagaaacctcatgaatgtaatgactgtggaaaagcatttggacaaaagtcagacctcatcagacaccagcaaattcacacaggacagaaacctcataaatgtaatgactgtggaaaagcatttggacaaaagtcaggcctcatcatacaccagcgaattcacacaggggagaaacctcatgaatgtaatgactgtggaaaagcctttggacaaaagtcacacctcatataccatcagcaaattcacacaggggagaaacctcataaatgtaatgactgtggaaaagcctttggacaaaagtcacacctcatcgtacaccagagaattcacatgggGCAGAAATCTCATGAATGTAATAAC ggcaaagcctttggacacaagtcacacctcatcatacaccagagaattcacacagggcagaaacctcataaatga